One stretch of Maylandia zebra isolate NMK-2024a linkage group LG13, Mzebra_GT3a, whole genome shotgun sequence DNA includes these proteins:
- the LOC101470936 gene encoding transmembrane protein 121 gives MVPPPPTNKPHVCLSTILIMSSMALIDAYLVEQNHGPRKIGICIMVMVGDICFLIVLRYVAVWVGAEVRTAKRGYAMILWFLYIFVLEIKVYFVYQNYKADRKSLDALARKALTLLLSICIPVLFVVLVAIDHMEYVRAFKKREEIRNRLFWVVVDLLDILDIQANLWEPQKKGLPLWAEGLMFFYCYILLLVLPCVSLSEISMQGINIVPHKMLLYPILSLVTINIITLFIRGGNMLLYRDARVSGILIGKNILAIILKTCSFVQYRRQLQNAPPAFGVELQKNSVAHARPAPTPPQVVMQDQTPLPEVTTCEHT, from the coding sequence ATGGTACCCCCGCCTCCCACCAACAAACCCCACGTGTGCTTGTCCACCATTCTGATCATGAGCAGCATGGCGCTGATTGATGCctacctggtagagcagaatcACGGCCCCCGCAAGATCGGCATCTGCATCATGGTGATGGTGGGAGACATCTGCTTCTTAATTGTCTTGCGTTACGTGGCAGTGTGGGTGGGCGCCGAGGTGCGCACAGCGAAGCGAGGCTACGCCATGATTCTCTGGTTTCTTTACATCTTCGTGCTGGAGATCAAGGTTTACTTTGTGTATCAAAACTACAAAGCAGACAGGAAGAGCTTGGACGCTCTCGCGAGGAAAGCCTTGACCTTGCTGCTGTCTATTTGCATCCCAGTGCTGTTTGTGGTGCTGGTGGCTATCGACCACATGGAGTATGTTCGAGCCTTCAAGAAGCGCGAGGAGATCCGTAACCGCCTCTTCTGGGTGGTGGTGGACTTGCTGGACATACTGGACATCCAAGCCAACCTGTGGGAGCCACAAAAGAAAGGGCTTCCTCTGTGGGCCGAGGGCCTGATGTTCTTCTACTGCTACATCCTCCTGCTCGTGCTGCCCTGCGTGTCCTTGAGCGAGATCAGCATGCAGGGCATCAACATTGTCCCCCACAAGATGCTCCTGTACCCCATCCTCAGTCTTGTGACCATTAACATCATCACTCTGTTCATCCGCGGGGGGAACATGCTTTTGTACAGGGACGCCAGGGTATCTGGGATCCTAATAGGAAAGAACATCTTGGCCATCATCCTAAAGACCTGCAGCTTTGTGCAGTACAGGAGACAGTTGCAGAACGCTCCTCCCGCCTTCGGGGTCGAGCTGCAGAAAAACTCAGTGGCCCACGCTCGCCCTGCCCCCACCCCTCCTCAAGTGGTAATGCAGGACCAGACACCCCTCCCCGAGGTGACTACTTGCGAACACACATGA